In Thermococcus sp., the following proteins share a genomic window:
- a CDS encoding DEAD/DEAH box helicase: protein MAEERIRWAEREYSDEEIFSILSEPVREWFRRKFGTFTPPQRYAVLEIHRGENVLISSPTGSGKTLSAFLSAINELILLGKEGKLEDKIYVLYVSPLRALNNDIKRNLEGPLAEIKEVAKELGYDLPEIRVGIRTSDTSSYEKSKMIKKPPHILITTPESLAIALNAPKFRGRLKTVKYLIIDEVHALAENKRGSHLALSVERLQEMADNDFVRIGLSATIHPLEEIAKFVFGFDDEGNPRPGLIVDVSFAKKTEIKVESVVEDLIYTPASVLSDALYKRLAELIKAHRTTLIFTNTRSGAERVAFNLKKLYPEFEGLIEAHHSSLSREVRLDVEEKLKRGELKAVVCVSGNSKILTDNGPLPIKELDSSHITGMDSLKTKFVKFKEPHRISYEREGIRIKTRLGFDVLATKEHKFLTVRDGELTWIEAWKLREGDYVAVVRRLPSPEREVPIFEVLPDSAYLHLKEGFLQELKLSIRAKFGSIRAYARHRGWSASYLNKQLNGVYPFRWGKLKTLLEDTELEISQENVERITSDKGRYTLPLKFTPGMARLLGFWMADGSWKSGTLTLFSTDRGMLERYLELCKKEFGVEGIIRKQNESTWALEIPFVLIPRIFKALTGNTGRKSKRGVFPSIVYVLPEEHKREFLAGYFDGDGYLEIKDGRIYSAGFSTFNRDFAEGIRDVLLQLGIVSSIRARDYDEVQRFGGREIAKKGISYTVAVIGGEYLGRFFEKIRPWRSDFSNWEELYSEGYSNLDVIPGIGKRLRKLRKRLRISSYRLQKMGLYNPVKVELGTREISRRNLLKLLEVYEKEAKDKGMREVIEEIQELRKLAEGDVFFDRIALLEPSYIDYAYGIINSETGNYVVNGFISKNSSTSLELGIDIGTIDLVVLIGSPKSVNRALQRIGRAGHRLHEVSKGVILALDRDDLVEVTVLAHNARNRRLDRVKIPKNPLDVLVQHLLGMAINRVWEVEEAYRVVRRAYPFHELPFEDFMSVLKYLAGEYAGLEERKVYAKIWLEDGKFGRRGKMTRAIYYMNVGTIPDEAKIRVYTMDKKLIGTVEEEFAERLMPGDIFVLAGRTYEFVKSRGNKIYVIPREGAKPTIPAWFSEMLPLSFDLALDIQRFRREVKGLLGRKDGVRRLMRKYGIDEKAARAIVAYFREQARYSVIPDDETLLVEFVPGERRNRYFFHTLIGRRANDALSRAFAYLVSKRKNCNVGVAINDNGFALLLPPEVTLSEDEVKELFRLDDLRETLKLALDNTELLKRRFRHVANRGLLILRRYVGRSKRLGRQQVMAVALLKVLKDNYPDFPLLKEVYREIMEDKMDVESAELFLSWVREGKIKVIFETHSVPSPFAFNLEAIGSSDVVLMEDRRELIKQLHQKIMAMIGAK, encoded by the coding sequence ATGGCGGAGGAAAGGATAAGGTGGGCCGAGAGGGAATACAGCGACGAGGAGATATTCTCAATCCTGAGCGAGCCCGTTAGGGAGTGGTTTAGGCGGAAGTTTGGAACCTTCACCCCACCACAGCGCTACGCCGTTTTGGAGATACACAGGGGGGAGAACGTGCTAATTTCTTCCCCAACGGGTTCCGGAAAAACGCTCTCCGCTTTCCTCTCGGCCATAAACGAGCTGATTCTCCTAGGCAAGGAGGGAAAGCTCGAGGATAAAATCTACGTCCTCTACGTTTCTCCGCTTAGGGCTCTCAACAACGACATAAAGCGCAACCTTGAGGGGCCTTTGGCTGAGATAAAGGAAGTTGCAAAGGAGCTCGGCTACGATTTGCCCGAGATTCGCGTTGGAATAAGGACGAGCGACACCTCAAGCTACGAGAAGAGTAAGATGATAAAAAAGCCTCCCCACATACTCATCACAACACCGGAAAGCCTCGCCATCGCTTTAAACGCCCCCAAGTTCCGCGGGAGGCTGAAAACAGTAAAATACCTCATAATAGACGAGGTGCACGCTTTAGCCGAGAACAAGCGTGGTTCACACCTTGCGTTAAGCGTTGAAAGACTCCAGGAGATGGCCGATAATGACTTCGTGAGGATAGGCCTGAGCGCGACGATACACCCCCTCGAGGAGATAGCCAAGTTCGTCTTCGGCTTTGACGACGAAGGAAACCCGAGGCCCGGCCTTATAGTTGATGTGAGCTTCGCCAAGAAAACGGAGATAAAGGTTGAAAGCGTCGTGGAGGACTTAATCTATACCCCGGCAAGCGTTCTGAGCGATGCCCTCTACAAACGCCTGGCCGAGCTGATAAAAGCCCACAGGACGACGCTCATCTTCACGAACACGAGGAGCGGTGCCGAGAGGGTTGCCTTCAACCTGAAGAAGCTCTACCCAGAGTTCGAGGGATTAATTGAGGCCCATCACTCTTCACTGTCTAGAGAAGTTCGCCTTGACGTCGAGGAGAAGCTGAAGAGAGGCGAGCTTAAGGCAGTTGTTTGTGTATCGGGGAACTCAAAGATTCTAACCGACAACGGCCCTCTTCCGATTAAAGAGCTGGATTCCTCACACATTACGGGAATGGATTCTCTCAAAACGAAATTCGTGAAATTTAAGGAGCCACATAGGATATCTTATGAGCGTGAAGGCATAAGAATTAAAACTAGGCTTGGCTTTGATGTCTTGGCTACGAAAGAGCACAAGTTCCTAACGGTGAGAGATGGAGAACTCACCTGGATTGAGGCGTGGAAGCTTAGAGAGGGGGATTACGTAGCCGTAGTCAGAAGGCTTCCGAGCCCTGAGAGGGAAGTTCCAATTTTTGAAGTTCTCCCGGATTCAGCCTACCTGCACCTTAAGGAGGGCTTTCTCCAGGAGCTTAAGCTCTCTATACGGGCAAAGTTTGGCTCGATTAGGGCATATGCACGCCACAGAGGGTGGAGTGCCTCTTATCTCAACAAGCAACTCAACGGCGTTTATCCATTTAGGTGGGGTAAGTTAAAGACTCTTCTGGAGGATACTGAGCTTGAAATAAGCCAGGAAAACGTTGAAAGGATAACCTCCGACAAAGGTCGTTACACTCTGCCGCTTAAATTCACTCCCGGAATGGCCAGACTGCTGGGCTTCTGGATGGCCGATGGCTCGTGGAAAAGCGGGACTCTGACCCTGTTCTCGACTGACAGGGGAATGCTCGAAAGGTATTTGGAGCTGTGTAAGAAAGAATTTGGCGTTGAGGGAATTATAAGGAAGCAGAACGAGAGCACGTGGGCGCTTGAGATTCCCTTCGTCCTGATTCCAAGGATTTTCAAGGCCCTAACGGGAAACACAGGGAGAAAGTCGAAGAGGGGAGTTTTTCCCTCAATAGTTTATGTCCTTCCCGAGGAGCATAAGAGGGAGTTCTTGGCAGGCTACTTCGACGGAGACGGCTACCTTGAGATCAAGGATGGGCGAATCTATTCAGCGGGCTTTTCGACGTTCAACAGGGACTTCGCAGAGGGGATTAGGGACGTGCTCCTTCAGCTCGGGATAGTATCTTCCATCAGAGCCAGGGATTACGATGAGGTTCAGCGTTTCGGGGGCAGAGAAATTGCGAAGAAAGGAATCTCTTATACGGTGGCCGTCATAGGAGGAGAGTATCTCGGACGGTTCTTCGAGAAGATACGACCCTGGAGGAGCGATTTCTCCAACTGGGAGGAACTCTACTCTGAAGGGTACTCAAACCTCGACGTCATTCCTGGAATCGGGAAGCGCTTGAGAAAACTCCGGAAGAGGCTTAGGATAAGCTCCTATCGCCTCCAGAAAATGGGCCTTTATAATCCCGTGAAAGTCGAACTTGGGACGCGAGAAATCAGCAGGAGGAATCTCCTAAAGCTCCTAGAGGTGTATGAGAAAGAGGCAAAGGATAAAGGGATGCGGGAGGTCATAGAGGAGATTCAGGAACTGAGAAAACTCGCCGAGGGTGATGTATTCTTCGACAGAATAGCGTTACTCGAACCCTCTTATATTGATTACGCCTACGGAATAATAAACTCCGAAACCGGGAACTACGTTGTTAACGGCTTCATCTCGAAAAACAGCTCAACAAGCCTTGAGTTAGGGATTGACATTGGTACAATTGACTTAGTTGTTCTCATCGGTTCACCAAAGAGCGTGAACCGCGCGTTGCAGAGGATTGGGCGGGCCGGCCACAGGCTCCACGAGGTTAGCAAAGGCGTTATCCTCGCCCTCGACAGGGACGATTTGGTCGAGGTTACGGTTTTGGCGCACAACGCAAGGAACAGGAGGCTCGATAGGGTTAAGATACCCAAAAACCCGCTCGACGTTTTGGTGCAACACCTCCTTGGGATGGCCATCAACAGGGTTTGGGAGGTTGAGGAAGCCTACCGAGTCGTTAGGAGAGCCTACCCCTTCCACGAGCTACCCTTCGAGGACTTCATGAGCGTTTTGAAGTATCTGGCGGGTGAATACGCGGGCCTTGAGGAGAGAAAGGTCTACGCCAAAATATGGCTTGAGGACGGGAAGTTTGGAAGGCGCGGTAAGATGACTAGAGCTATCTACTACATGAACGTCGGCACGATTCCGGATGAGGCCAAAATTCGCGTTTACACCATGGACAAGAAGCTCATTGGGACGGTTGAAGAAGAGTTCGCCGAAAGGTTAATGCCCGGTGATATCTTCGTTTTAGCTGGCAGAACCTACGAGTTCGTCAAAAGCAGAGGGAACAAGATATACGTTATTCCGCGCGAGGGCGCAAAACCTACAATTCCAGCATGGTTCTCCGAGATGCTCCCGCTGAGCTTTGATTTGGCCCTCGACATACAGAGGTTTAGAAGAGAAGTTAAAGGTCTTCTCGGTAGGAAAGATGGAGTTAGAAGACTAATGAGAAAGTACGGAATAGACGAAAAAGCGGCGAGGGCAATTGTAGCTTACTTCCGCGAGCAGGCGAGGTATTCGGTAATCCCCGACGACGAGACACTCTTGGTCGAGTTCGTGCCGGGAGAGAGGAGAAACCGATACTTCTTCCACACGCTCATTGGAAGGCGCGCCAACGACGCACTCAGCAGGGCCTTCGCCTACCTCGTTAGCAAGAGGAAAAACTGCAACGTAGGGGTAGCGATAAACGACAACGGCTTCGCTTTGCTCCTTCCACCTGAGGTAACGCTGAGCGAGGATGAAGTGAAGGAACTTTTCCGGCTCGATGATTTACGAGAAACATTGAAGTTGGCCCTTGACAACACCGAGCTGTTGAAAAGGCGCTTCCGGCACGTGGCCAACCGCGGGTTGTTAATCCTAAGGCGCTACGTAGGAAGGAGCAAGAGGCTTGGAAGACAGCAGGTTATGGCCGTTGCACTGCTGAAGGTCTTGAAAGATAACTATCCGGATTTCCCGCTCCTCAAGGAGGTTTACCGCGAGATTATGGAGGACAAGATGGACGTTGAGAGCGCTGAACTCTTCCTGAGCTGGGTCAGGGAGGGTAAGATAAAGGTCATCTTCGAAACCCACAGCGTGCCGAGTCCCTTCGCCTTCAACTTGGAGGCGATAGGCTCAAGCGACGTAGTTCTCATGGAGGATAGGAGGGAGTTGATAAAACAGCTCCATCAAAAAATAATGGCGATGATAGGGGCTAAATAA